From the genome of Colletotrichum destructivum chromosome 10, complete sequence, one region includes:
- a CDS encoding Putative MMM1 domain, synaptotagmin-like mitochondrial-lipid-binding domain-containing protein, whose product MGGWTGFLFTYLLGGLTFLPLVILVALVHAYLTLPYRHDANTTRDVADVDDSPDFIIQPGDDLTGLEAVKALTKDDTPTTTTTKRSTQDNDVAAGYFAVCREYTPMGINAKPIERATPTGSTTVAPPSQSVYQTMYKSIFERKPIPGPLDNRNGLSQRPKNAGNVFYVVLRHGHLMLFDDDEQLEVRHVVSLLHHDISIYSGGDVTPEGELYIKRNALCLSRRTDEPEVGPDSRLSKPFYLFSENCSAKEDFYFAMLRNQEQNFSAERKAPRPKQFEVKNIIALVQKLHSSEEHLSTRWLNAMIGRVFLGIYKTTDLEHFIREKLTKKIARVKRPSFLTNIAIRGIDTGESAPIITNPRHKDLNVEGECVMEADFRYTGNFRIEVAATARIDLGARFKVREVDLVLAVVLKKLEGHMLFKIKPPPSNRVWLSFQSMPKMEMTIEPIVSARQITYTIILRQIENRIKEVIAETLVQPFWDDMPFFNTEHKKWRGGIWEDDDAVVGSRSVETNVAGDGDVEGVDRLDETGDLQSDMRPFEKSHSMPIIENSQPAGLFGRKIQGKGPNSTLNGSSTSVDAMGSPSSTASATSVPKPFRSPSLSSPANPVVGTDVAHADVFKPSSSPPDHASSMMAALSARSTPATAVSEASARPAPVAKAPSQSSASSSHEATDNEHEADRTPMAKGRRSTASSAESMRIPESTDPSSPTSSSKASVKSATGSISKGLFRRENTGSTNSTTSTNGETKRTTLSAVANAAVTARQWGWNAIQKHKDAKNGNGAEQNPPLDLNQPMGRGRPLPPPGTPLPPPERGSKVTTIPVPKRKPIPPPNLAERPQSTASSESRPERRPVPPPPLPSRRHIDTHKNVDEGVGESLLVVEAPLDSEPSTPMDENMPPPTYVQPWAEDASDNEEIAEALQTRNHREDEKRVESNRMPPPLPRRRGKHEEERPIEAIPANMVNDDDDYSAWIDDAQDDLVGGGRGSVEVK is encoded by the exons ATGGGGGGTTGGACGGGTTTCCTCTTTACCTACCTCTTGGGAGGCTTGACCTTCCTGCCCTTGGTCATCTTGGTTGCCCTCGTCCACGCCTATTTGACCCTCCCCTACCGACATGATGCCAATACGACCCGTGACGttgccgacgtcgacgacagcCCGGACTTCATCAtccagcccggcgacgaccttACGGGCCTCGAGGCGGTGAAAGCTTTGACCAAGGACGACACGCCGACGACTACGACAACGAAGCGCTCTACCCAGGATAatgacgtcgccgccggctacTTCGCCGTTTGCAGAGAGTACACTCCCATGGGCATCAACGCGAAGCCCATCGAGAGAGCCACTCCGACTGGCTCCACCACCGTCGCCCCGCCGAGCCAGAGCGTCTATCAGACCATGTACAAGAGCATCTTCGAGCGTAAGCCGATCCCGGGACCCTTGGATAACAGGAACGGTCTTAGCCAGCGTCCCAAGAATGCCGGTAACGTCTTCTACGTCGTTTTGAG GCATGGTCACCTGATGctctttgacgacgacgaacagcTCGAAGTCCGACATGTGGTCTCACTCCTACACCACGACATCAGTATATACTCCGGTGGGGATGTAACACCCGAAGGCGAGCTGTACATCAAGAGGAATGCGTTGTGTCTGTCGCGGAGGACAGACGAGCCCGAAGTCGGCCCGGACAGCCGCTTATCCAAGCCGTTTTACCTCTTCTCGGAAAACTGCTCGGCCAAGGAGGATTTCTACTTTGCCATGCTCCGGAACCAGGAGCAGAACTTCAGCGCCGAGAGGAAAGCCCCCAGGCCGAAGCAGTTTGAGGTTAAAAACATCATTGCGCTGGTCCAGAAGCTGCACTCGTCAGAGGAGCATCTGTCCACGAGATGGTTAAATGCTATGATTGGTCGAGTGTTTCTAGGGATCTACAAGACCACGGACCTGGAGCACTTTATCCGCGAGAAGCTCACCAAAAAGATTGCCCGCGTGAAGCGGCCGTCTTTCCTTACCAACATCGCCATTCGCGGAATCGACACCGGCGAGTCCGCACCCATCATCACGAACCCACGCCACAAGGACTTGAATGTGGAAGGCGAATGCGTCATGGAGGCCGATTTTCGGTACACGGGCAACTTTCGCATTGAAGTGGCTGCTACGGCTCGCATCGACCTCGGAGCGCGCTTCAAGGTGCGCGAGGTCGATCTCGttcttgccgtcgtcctgaagaagctcgagggccACATGCTGTTCAAGATCAAACCCCCGCCGAGCAACAGAGTATGGCTCTCTTTCCAGAGCATGCCAAAGATGGAGATGACGATCGAGCCGATTGTCAGCGCTAGACAGATCACGTACACGATTATTTTACGACAAATCGAAAACAGGATCAAGGAGGTCATTGCCGAGACGTTAGTGCAACCATTTTGGGACGACATGCCGTTCTTCAACACAGAACACAAGAAGTGGCGGGGCGGCATTtgggaggacgacgatgccgtcgttgGTTCCCGTAGCGTGGAGACCAATGTTGCAGGAGACGGCGATGTGGAAGGTGTCGATCGTCTGGACGAGACGGGAGACTTGCAAAGTGACATGAGACCATTCGAGAAGAGCCACAGCATGCCAATAATCGAGAACTCCCAACCCGCCGGCTTATTCGGTAGGAAGATTCAGGGCAAGGGACCGAACAGTACCCTCAACGGTTCTTCAACGAGCGTCGACGCCATGGGCTCCccatcgtcaacggcgtcaGCGACATCCGTCCCTAAGCCGTTCAGATCGCCGTCGCTCTCAAGTCCCGCGAATCCCGTGGTTGGCACTGACGTAGCTCACGCGGACGTATTCAAACCCTCGTCTTCACCGCCTGATCATGCTTCGAGCATGATGGCGGCACTGTCAGCaaggtcgacgccggcgacggctgTCTCTGAGGCATCAGCCAGGCCTGCGCCCGTTGCCAAAGCCCCAAGCCAATCTtccgcgtcctcgtcacACGAAGCGACGGATAACGAGCACGAGGCAGATCGCACGCCGATGGCCAAGGGACGACGAAgcacggcctcgtcggccgagTCTATGCGCATACCTGAGTCCACGGACCCGAGCTCACCAACTTCGTCCTCAAAGGCCTCTGTCAAGAGTGCTACAGGGTCCATTTCCAAGGGACTTTTTCGACGAGAGAACACGGGGAGCACGAACTCGACCACGTCGACAAACGGCGAGACGAAACGCACCACCCTGTCTGCTGTAGCGAACGCCGCGGTCACGGCCAGGCAATGGGGCTGGAACGCAATTCAGAAACACAAGGACGCCAAGAACGGCAATGGGGCGGAACAGAATCCCCCGCTGGATCTGAACCAGCCAATGGGGAGAGGCCGACCCTTACCGCCGCCCGGCACGCCGCTCCCACCACCCGAGAGGGGATCCAAAGTCACGACGATCCCCGTGCCGAAGCGGAAGCCCATACCCCCGCCTAACCTGGCTGAACGCCCGCAGTCAACCGCATCGTCGGAGAGCAGACCTGAGCGCCGGCCTgtgccaccgccgccgttgccgtcgcgccgccacaTCGACACGCACAAGAACGTAGACGAAGGCGTTGGGGAGAGCTTGCTGGTCGTGGAGGCGCCGCTTGACTCggagccgtcgacgccgatggaCGAGAACATGCCCCCGCCGACGTATGTCCAGCCGTGGGCCGAAGACGCGTCCGACAACGAGGAAATCGCGGAAGCGTTGCAGACGCGAAACCACagagaagatgagaagagagTGGAGAGCAACAGGATgcccccgcccctcccgcgccgccgtgggaAGCATGAAGAGGAGCGGCCTATTGAGGCCATCCCTGCGAATATGGTgaatgacgatgatgattACTCGGCGTGGATCGACGATGCGCAGGACGATTTGGttggcggcgggaggggcaGCGTGGAGGTGAAGTGA
- a CDS encoding Putative pleckstrin domain-containing protein — protein sequence MATSLAVDKPHLLPASADATDPFVSPPGPAHQRYSSFDNQSFALGAGSSPGQAKRALQAHIADTERRLDEAGKLGTALVQQRKELAERLKEVEEHEAEGELAPELRAKLADIEKEYQDVARETARAFLPKQRVPSNEAAGGSPYVPDGRIGRRSVSPSKFEKLEVQATGSPSKLNIPNRKVRNQPANRIHDIEFAAEISTSLIAQVRNLQSLLSEKDEELRDIKVDKSRLEIENENFQQRVKTLDESENRYKDENWNLETQVHDLIAAQKDAADREKKLSQSLNVLQAEKNSAQKELDEAKVSLAKLAEEHERAVKHLDLDLTTSKRNAASAETERNALRRKVDDLMSQNTELAKAISVQRGRLSDRDFVRGVSDEDLEAATDGFTPEHSPPPSPIKGTPRHAMLESETLKSSLLHAQRTIQSQKTVIHREKTEKLELKRLLQDTRDELEKLRTDAAPVPARRNRKVESREFKKPSRGLLGGHRSSRNEVYQDDPDWEEATEIGSPRTSPTVRSNSTIRRPNSRPGSSYRPQFTDVSDHFETANETSDAAFETANERGTETEDFQTGIEDFSGDDTETETESPSKGRELRPQVLAMTGGRNSYDSTASTSADEEEEYVEYRTPTSQHSHQRMRVKMSRGIMNRRSRQLSEDPSFQGSPASAATGSAVGTPQPGGQSLFAELADLETSDAESVEGTPNRSRSATGDSTDMTAASASSVPALCHDMADSGSMTDPVKRAAASKPTMVDSGMMTEPMTESPPLSPASVAHEERSVSMGSMLAAQQLSRQLSSDEATGIRSRPLSTLSYSDAGAQYDVDMDAKLAQFPMPPFTPNHYILPPSPELTLSSIDAQDIEPVIEPETPLPPPPELTLTSLVSEAVEPKAEPEIVPPTPVLAFTPLVSENVEPKAEPEVPPPTLSISTYLSETIEPLAEPEVPPPILTLSALHAHNLEPVAVPETPLPTLTLSALHSRDLEPVAEPAMPPLTLGLSALHAHNLEPVAEPETPPPTLTLSTLHSHNLEPVVEPETVPLVPDLTLSALVSENIEPKEDPEESQALAVVPAPIPVAAPVPAPTLTLSWIASENVEPREEAEVPVIAPVLSLSAIATEHVEPVAEPEVVTPAAPVLSLSALHSHNLEPRAEPEILPPALSLSSIVAEGVEPKAEPEIIPEVPTLSFSLIAAENIEPKAEPEVVVPLPVLSLTPISSEDIEPKAEPAPVLTVSSISFADIEPLAEPDVQAQAPPALSLSSISSEDIEPKAEPETPEPTPAVLAYSDIHSEHVEPRAVPLPALDFSAVLSQHVEPVVAPEPVAPKHNFAFSTIESIETQPISPRSPKRDAFILPRDMESRFDEKDTPRTPPKNALMNSALGRGKNKTADSPVIAEDDTRQSPSENRLSETPESQRPFKELSTNTNGNGRTARKPTGTMSDSGAQTSLTAEAIDEMLLAKTKATSDKSLSSFGTPSTPGTVRIRRPSHDSLSSFSTENKMDAAFKRPGSANSNLAPAQPLPPLPSNHKEAIEAARSGSSHGSAVMGPPLWPASAMRSQRPQTPNDARPQSPLSISTSTKATPTVRVSRAGAPHTTVEVHSPTKLSTMSRHSSVSSFVSEIDHRFNPQAELAAATGFGPNTDPRMIQAITQTMIGEYLWKYTRKAGRGEISDYRHRRYFWVHPYTRTLYWSDRDPATAGRSELRGKSVPIEAVRVVTDDNPMPPGLHRKSLIVISPGRTIKFTCTTGQRHETWFNALSYLLLRTADEGQSDVEEMAGHITQADVDEFNPQFGRRTNSTARQRPPPSLSSYNSRTTRNQSPAIDMSMNMPTLTPNNHHAQAQRPAIGTLGRISGYFGTFSSLRSRSAATASPSIYEASEVHDSAEDLREIIERQDRDADRLENVRACCDGKHDVGTLHHSKRGRPAGSHSHSHSNSYSGPSTATPLSTMKARA from the exons ATGGCTACCTCactcgccgtcgacaagcCCCATTTGCTGCCCGCTTCTGCGGATGCGACCGACCCCTTCGTCTCGCCGCCTGGCCCCGCCCACCAACGCTACTCTAGCTTCGACAACCAATCTTTCGCACTCGGCGCTGGTTCATCACCAGGCCAGGCCAAGCGCGCATTGCAGGCACATATCGCCGACACCGAACGAcgcctcgacgaagccggaAAGCTGGGAACTGCCCTTGTGCAGCAGCGCAAGGAGCTCGCAGAGCGATTGAAGGAGGTAGAAGAGCATGAAGCAGAAGGGGAACTAGCACCCGAACTGCGCGCCAAACTCGCCGATATCGAGAAGGAGTACCAAGATGTTGCCCGAGAGACCGCCAGGGCCTTCTTGCCCAAGCAGAGAGTCCCCAGCAATGAAGCTGCAGGGGGCTCACCCTACGTGCCCGACGGAAGGATAGGAAGA CGCTCCGTCAGCCCCTCAAAgttcgagaagctcgaggttCAGGCCACTGGATCGCCTTCCAAGCTCAATATCCCGAACCGCAAAGTGAGAAACCAGCCTGCCAACCGCATTCATGACATTGAGTTCGCTGCCGAAATCAGCACTTCTCTCATCGCCCAGGTCCGCAACCTTCAATCACTCCTCtccgagaaggacgaggaattGCGCGAcatcaaggtcgacaagTCCAGGCTGGAAATCGAGAACGAGAACTTCCAGCAGCGTGTGAAAACCCTGGACGAGAGCGAAAACAGATACAAGGATGAGAACTGGAATCTCGAGACCCAGGTTCATGACTTGATTGCTGCGCAGAAGGATGCCGCAGACCGAGAGAAGAAGCTGTCGCAGAGCCTGAAcgtcctccaggccgagaagaactCGGCGCAGAAGGAGCTTGACGAAGCTAAGGTCTCGCTTGCtaagctcgccgaggagcatGAGCGTGCAGTGAAGCATCTTGACCTGGACTTGACCACTTCTAAACGAAATGCCGCCTCGGCCGAAACCGAGAGGAATGCTTTGCGGCGCAAGGTTGACGACCTGATGAGCCAAAACACGgagctcgccaaggccatTTCGGTCCAGCGCGGCCGTTTGTCTGATCGCGACTTTGTCCGCGGTGTTagcgacgaggaccttgAGGCTGCGACTGACGGTTTCACCCCCGAGCACTCTcccccgccctcgcccatcAAAGGCACTCCTCGTCATGCCATGCTAGAATCCGAGACGCTCAAGAGCTCCCTACTGCACGCCCAGCGAACGATCCAGAGCCAAAAGACCGTTATCCACCGCGAGAAgaccgagaagctcgagctTAAGCGACTGCTCCAGGACACGCGCGATGAACTGGAGAAGCTGCGTACCGATGCTGCGCCTGTTCCTGCCCGTCGCAACCGCAAGGTGGAGTCGAGGGAGTTCAAGAAGCCCTCCCGCGGCCTGCTTGGTGGTCACCGAAGCAGCAGAAACGAGGTTTACCAGGACGACCCGGACTGGGAAGAGGCAACGGAAATTGGTAGCCCCAGGACTTCCCCCACCGTTCGCTCGAACTCGACCATCCGCAGACCGAACAGCCGACCTGGCAGCTCCTACAGACCTCAATTCACCGACGTCAGCGATCATTTTGAGACGGCCAACGAGACCAGCGATGCTGCCTTTGAGACGGCCAATGAGCGTGGAACGGAGACAGAGGACTTCCAGACCGGCATCGAGGACTTCTCCGGCGACGACACCGAGACTGAGACCGAAAGCCCGTCCAAGGGTCGCGAGCTGCGGCCTCAGGTCCTTGCCATGACCGGCGGCCGCAATTCATACGACAGCACTGCTTCAACCTcggccgacgaagaggaagaataCGTCGAGTACAGGACGCCGACATCTCAACACTCGCACCAACGCATGCGCGTCAAGATGTCGCGAGGAATCATGAACCGCCGGTCGAGACAGCTGAGCGAGGACCCGAGCTTCCAGGGTAGCCCTGCCAGTGCCGCCACGGGTAGCGCTGTAGGAACACCACAACCCGGCGGCCAGAGCTTGTTTGCAGAgcttgccgacctcgagaccAGCGACGCTGAGTCTGTCGAGGGAACCCCCAACCGCTCAAGATCCGCCACTGGTGACTCTACGGATATGACCGCAGCCTCTGCATCTTCTGTCCCCGCATTGTGCCATGACATGGCTGACAGCGGAAGCATGACAGACCCCGTGAAGAGGGCCGCAGCTTCCAAGCCCACGATGGTCGACAGTGGTATGATGACGGAGCCCATGACCGAATCGCCTCCCCTCTCGCCGGCCAGTGTGGCTCATGAAGAAAGGAGCGTGTCGATGGGATCCATGCTGGCCGCCCAGCAACTCTCACGCCAATTGTCGTCTGACGAAGCCACCGGAATCCGTTCCCGTCCACTGTCGACACTTTCTTACAGCGACGCGGGCGCTCAGTACGACGTGGACATGGATGCGAAGCTGGCACAGTTCCCGATGCCACCATTCACCCCTAATCACTACAtcctgccgccgtcgcctgaGCTCACCCTGTCCTCGATCGATGCTCAGGATATAGAGCCCGTCATCGAGCCCGAAACGCCTCTCCCCCCACCGCCAGAGCTCACCTTGACATCTTTGGTCTCTGAGGCTGTCGAGCCGAAGGCGGAGCCCGAAATTGTGCCGCCAACACCCGTCCTGGCTTTCACGCCTCTTGTCTCGGAGAATGTCGAGCCAAaggccgagcccgaggtgCCGCCTCCGACGTTGAGCATTTCAACATACTTGTCAGAGACGATCGAGCCGCTGGCCGAGCCAGAGGTGCCACCTCCCATCCTCACCCTGTCGGCCCTTCATGCCCACAACCTTGAGCCCGTGGCCGTGCCCGAGACGCCCCTGCCGACGCTCACCTTGTCGGCCTTGCACTCTCGCGACCTTGAGCCTGTGGCCGAGCCTGCAATGCCGCCTCTGACCCTTGGTCTCTCTGCCCTGCACGCTCACAACCTCGAGCCCGTGGCTGAGCCCGAGACACCTCCGCCGACGCTCACATTGTCGACGTTGCACTCGCACAATCTTGAGCCGGTTGTTGAGCCTGAGACCGTGCCCCTGGTGCCCGATCTTACTTTGTCAGCTTTGGTGTCTGAAAATATTGAGCCCAAGGAAGACCCCGAAGAGTCTCAAGCTCTTGCAGTTGTGCCTGCTCCTATCCCGGTGGCAGCGCCcgtgccggcgccgactcTTACCCTATCCTGGATCGCGTCTGAGAACGTGGAGCCGAGAGAGGAGGCAGAGGTTCCTGTCATTGCACCCGTCCTCAGCCTTTCAGCGATCGCTACGGAACACGTCGAACCTGTGGCCGAGCCAGAGGTTGTCACCCCTGCCGCGCCTGTCCTCAGTCTCTCAGCGCTTCACTCTCACAACCTCGAGCCAAGAGCCGAACCAGAGATACTCCCTCCTGCCCTCAGCCTGTCGTCCATCGTGGCGGAGGGTGTTGAGCCCAAGGCCGAGCCTGAGATCATTCCGGAGGTGCCAACCCTTTCATTCTCGCTGATTGCTGCCGAGAACATTGAGCCGAAGGCCGAGCCCGAAGTGGTTGTTCCGTTACCTGTCCTCAGCCTTACGCCAATCTCCTCTGAGGATATTGAACCCAAGGCTGAGCCAGCGCCGGTCCTTACCGTGTCTTCGATCTCGTTCGCAGACATTGAGCCTCTCGCGGAGCCGGATGTACAGGCGCAGGCGCCCCCCGCCCTCAGCCTCTCCTCTATCTCGTCCGAGGACATTGAGCCCAAGGCAGAGCCTGAGACACCCGAACCTACTCCTGCAGTTCTTGCGTACTCCGACATCCACTCTGAGCATGTGGAGCCTCGTGCTGTCCCTCTCCCCGCTTTGGACTTCTCGGCCGTCCTTTCTCAGCACGTAGAGCCCGTTGTTGCGCCGGAACCCGTGGCACCCAAGCACAACTTTGCTTTCTCTACCATCGAATCGATTGAGACGCAACCCATCTCGCCTAGAAGCCCGAAGCGGGACGCCTTCATCCTCCCACGCGACATGGAGTCTCGTTTTGATGAGAAGGATACACCAAGGACGCCGCCCAAGAATGCACTGATGAACTCTGCTCTTGGTCGGGGAAAGAACAAGACCGCCGACAGCCCCGTCATCGCGGAAGACGATACCAGGCAATCGCCCAGTGAGAACAGGCTGTCCGAGACTCCCGAGTCCCAGCGGCCGTTCAAGGAGTTATCAACCAACACCAATGGCAACGGTAGAACGGCGCGCAAGCCAACGGGTACCATGTCCGACTCTGGAGCTCAGACTTCTCTGACTGCTGAAGCTATCGACGAAATGCTGCTCGCAAAGACCAAGGCCACCTCCGACAAGTCACTGTCGAGCTTCGGAACCCCGAGCACCCCGGGCACCGTTCGCATCCGCCGCCCGTCTCACGACAGTCTCAGTAGCTTCTCCACTGAGAACAAGATGGACGCGGCGTTCAAGCGACCTGGAAGTGCCAACAGCAACCTTGCGCCCGCCCAGCCGCTGCCTCCTCTGCCCTCCAACCACAAGGAGGCCATCGAAGCTGCGAGAAGTGGGTCTTCCCACGGCAGCGCGGTCATGGGTCCTCCCTTGTGgcccgcctcggcgatgaggagCCAGCGGCCCCAGACTCCCAACGACGCGAGGCCGCAGTCGCCTCTGTCCATTTCTACGTCGACAAAGGCTACGCCCACTGTTCGTGTTTCCCGAGCTGGTGCACCTCACACCACTGTCGAGGTCCACTCACCGACTAAGCTGTCGACTATGAGCAGACACTCCTCGGTGTCTTCGTTCGTCTCTGAGATCGACCATCGGTTCAACCCCCAGGCTgagctggctgcggcgaccGGCTTCGGCCCTAACACCGACCCTCGCATGATCCAGGCCATCACGCAGACCATGATCGGAGAATATCTGTGGAAGTACACTCGCAaggcaggccgaggagagaTCTCCGATTACCGACACAGACGCTACTTCTGGGTCCACCCCTACACTCGAACTCTGTACTGGAGCGATCGTGATCCAGCGACGGCCGGCCGGTCTGAACTTCGCGGCAAGAGTGTGCCCATCGAGGCCGTACGTGTGGTAACCGACGACAACCCGATGCCGCCCGGCCTCCACCGCAAGAGCTTGATCGTCATCTCGCCCGGCAGAACCATCAAATTTACTTGCACGACTGGCCAGCGCCACGAGACATGGTTCAACGCCTTGTCGTACCTCTTACTTCGCACGGCCGACGAGGGTCAGTCAGATGTCGAAGAGATGGCCGGACACATTACACAGGCCGATGTGGACGAGTTCAACCCTCAGTTTGGCCGCCGTACCAACTCGACGGCTCGTCAgagaccgccgccatccctgTCGTCCTACAACTCGCGGACCACCCGTAATCAGTCTCCGGCAATCGACATGTCGATGAACATGCCCACGCTGACTCCGAACAACCACCACGCTCAGGCCCAGAGACCTGCTATTGGCACGCTGGGTAGGATTAGTGGCTACTTTGGCACCTTTTCGAGTCTCAGAAGCCGTTCCGCGGCTACCGCGAGCCCTAGCATTTACGAAGCAAGCGAGGTGCACGACAGCGCTGAAGACCTCCGGGAGATAATCGAGAGACAAGACCGGGACGCCGACCGACTCGAAAACGTGCGCGCTTGCTGCGATG GCAAGCACGATGTCGGTACCCTTCACCACTCTAAGCGAGGTCGGCCCGCTGGATCCCATTCCCACTCTCACTCCAACTCTTACTCTGGGCCTTCCACGGCCACGCCGTTGAGCACGATGAAGGCGCGAGCATAA
- a CDS encoding Putative Zinc finger, CCCH-type, Zinc finger, RING-type, Zinc finger, RING/FYVE/PHD-type, translating into MADSAAPPADAPVAVFKRRGAKGKANLRKRPATPPPANSDSDSDYSSSEDEAGQRVKRRKKNTGAVTASSKDHVTSNRDFSATVYAADRSVPITDSNDATKQSNWYDEDGKEALSSRNLLGTTRATPKASQAPDGTYKGLANQTSFVTRNPDAPNRTVGPIKAPTNIRTITVTDFAPDVCKDYKTTGFCGFGDNCKYLHAREDYKQGWQLDKEWENVTKGKKNIAGTVVASADRTTADVDDDDDEEAMLENIPFACIICKEPYKAPIITRCGHYFCEPCALKRYRKDPTCAACGSGTNGVFNSASRLKKLLERKRERAAKRRQEAIEAGEEVSDEDEE; encoded by the coding sequence ATGGCCGACAGTGCGGCACCGCCAGCCGATGctcccgtcgccgtcttcaagCGACGAGGCGCAAAGGGCAAAGCCAACCTCCGCAAGAGGCCCGCGACTCCGCCACCGGCCAACAGCGACTCCGACTCCGACTACTCCTCCTCTgaagacgaggccggccagcgGGTCAAGAGGCGCAAGAAGAACACGGGCGCAGTCACAGCCTCCTCCAAAGACCACGTCACGTCAAATAGAGACTTCTCTGCTACAGTCTACGCTGCCGATCGCAGCGTGCCAATAACCGACTCCAACGATGCCACGAAACAAAGCAACTGgtacgacgaggacggcaaggaaGCGCTATCTTCTAGGAACCTTCTAGGCACCACGCGCGCCACGCCAAAGGCGTCGCAAGCCCCCGACGGAACATACAAGGGCCTCGCGAATCAGACGTCCTTCGTCACCAGGAACCCAGACGCCCCCAATAGGACGGTCGGCCCCATTAAGGCGCCTACAAACATCAGAACCATCACAGTCACCGACTTCGCCCCCGATGTTTGTAAAGACTACAAAACCACCGGATTCTGTGGTTTCGGCGACAACTGCAAGTATCTCCATGCTCGAGAGGACTACAAGCAAGGGTGGCAGCTCGACAAGGAGTGGGAGAACGTAAccaaaggaaagaaaaacatcgcgggcaccgtcgtcgccagcgccgacCGAACTACGgccgacgtggacgacgatgacgacgaggaggccatgcTGGAGAACATACCCTTCGCGTGCATCATCTGCAAGGAGCCGTACAAGGCGCCCATCATCACGAGGTGCGGGCACTACTTCTGTGAGCCATGCGCGCTCAAGAGGTACAGAAAGGACCCAACATGTGCCGCATGCGGGTCGGGCACAAACGGCGTCTTCAACTCGGCGTCACGGTTGAAGAAGCTGCTGGAGCGGAAGAGGGAACGCGCGGCTAAGAGGCGGCAAGAGGCGATAGAGGCAGGCGAGGAAGTTagcgacgaggatgaggagtAG
- a CDS encoding Putative ubiquitin-like-conjugating enzyme Atg3/Atg10, whose translation MNLLYSTVNTLRDRYTPVSHKSTFRQTGQITPEEFVAAGDYLVYKFPTWSWGDADSESRRVSYLPAGKQFLVTRNVPCNRRLDDDFAGDAGHEEALVEGGKNSAGGGDDDEDGWLRTGGLASSQPLKLKEVRTVDDSGNVGDREVVDDDEIPDMEDEDDDEAIIRDAGDSGKNSGRRTYTLYIMYSTYYRTPRLYLSGYSPNNQPLPPHAMMDDIVGDYKDKTVTLEDFPFFANNIKMASVHPCKHASVMKTLLDRADAALRIRREKLRAGRAVGGDQGMEGLVDELGRLDVRDAQAAADKDEWEEVEQSEVDEQEVAIRVDQYLVVFLKFMASVTPGIEHDFTMGV comes from the exons ATGAATCTTCTCTACTCCACCGTGAACACCCTCCGCGATCGGTACACGCCTGTTTCGCACAAGTCAACCTTCCGCCAGACGGGCCAGATCACCCCCGAAGAGttcgttgccgccggcgattATCTCGTTTACAAGTTCCCGACCTGGTCTTGGGGCGATGCCGACTCGGAGAGCCGCCGCGTCAGCTACCTGCCCGCCGGGAAACAGTTCCTTGTCACGCGCAACGTCCCTTGCAACCgccggctcgacgacgacttcgccgGTGATGCCGGTCACGAAgaggccctcgtcgagggcggcaagaACTctgccggtggtggtgacgatgacgaggatggctGGCTGCGCACGGGCGGTCTAGCGAGCTCGCAACCGCTGAAGTTGAAGGAGGTGCGGACGGTGGACGATTCGGGAAACGTTGGCGACAGAgaggttgtcgacgacgacgagattCCAGAtatggaggacgaggatgacgacgaggccatcatccGCGACGCCGGAGACAGCGGAAAGAACAG CGGTCGCCGGACATACACCCTGTACATCATGTACTCGACCTACTACCGCACGCCGCGCCTCTACCTCTCGGGCTACTCGCCCAACAACCAGCCGCTACCGCCGCACGCCATGATGGATGACATCGTGGGCGACTACAAGGACAAGACGGTGACGCTCGAGGActtccccttcttcgccaacAACATTAAGATGGCCAGCGTACACCCGTGCAAGCATGCGTCCGTCATGAAGACGCTGCTCGACCGTGCTGACGCCGCGCTACGCATCCGCCGCGAGAAATTGCGCGCGGGACGCGCCGTTGGCGGGGACCAGGGCATGGagggtctcgtcgacgagctgggaCGGCTCGACGTGCGCgacgcccaggccgccgccgataaggacgagtgggaggaggtggagcagagcgaggtcgacgagcaggAGGTCGCCATCCGGGTGGACCAGTACCTTGTCGTTTTCCTAAAG TTCATGGCTAGCGTGACTCCTGGTATCGAGCACGATTTCACGATGGGGGTATAA